The following proteins are co-located in the Acropora palmata chromosome 11, jaAcrPala1.3, whole genome shotgun sequence genome:
- the LOC141897454 gene encoding neuronal acetylcholine receptor subunit alpha-10-like — translation MFSFTESCTCTLISFIVFLLLASARSAHPSAEQELISMLMKNYNRNARPVIDRESPTNVTFGLEVVQLVNVDDRNQVITTNVWVRQRWKNQLLTWKREEYDGIKTIRINPSLVWIPDIVLYNSADSVFSGGLEKYKTRVILENDGRNAWYCPASFRSTCNIDVTFFPFDEQVCSMKFGSWTFVLTDLDIDTENTPTLSDKYVKSAEWDLINASKTRNVEYYECCPFPFTDVTVKLIIRRKPLFYAFNLITPCMIMLCMILLGFFLPPESGERITLSITVLLAMAVFLQLVAETLPRNSESIPLLGKFYITIMTEVSLSLMCTCWVLNVHHTNSGGSIVKIPPWIELFVLGWLANVLCVRKLTLQQLDKSFRETKVSKPHHKQGDAMRVEITSEDDEDNAISPEIHEAPASHSKTHAQKRSCLHNNGITRTLLQRNGRPTEQYIVNNLALLAAHTKLNREIEENQKKWKHVAMVMDRLFFWLFIITVLFSTLVIFKEKLRQQTLLHK, via the exons ATGTTTTCATTCACTGAGAGCTGTACATGTACACTGATTTCgtttattgttttccttttattgGCATCAG CGAGATCTGCTCACCCGTCAGCGGAACAGGAACTGATCTCTATGTTAATGAAGAATTACAATAGAAATGCTCGACCAGTAATCGACAGAGAGAGCCCAACGAATGTGACATTTGGTCTTGAGGTCGTTCAGTTGGTGAATGTG GACGACCGTAACCAGGTGATTACGACTAACGTATGGGTTAGACAG AGATGGAAAAATCAGCTTTTGACCTGGAAGAGAGAGGAGTATGACGGAATAAAGACGATAAGAATAAATCCCAGTTTGGTCTGGATACCAGATATTGTGCTGTACAACAG TGCAGACAGTGTGTTTAGCGGGGGCCTGGAGAAGTACAAAACACGCGTCATTTTAGAGAATGATGGACGCAACGCTTGGTACTGTCCTGCCTCGTTCCGAAGCACTTGCAACATAGACGTGACGTTTTTCCCGTTCGATGAACAAGTCTGCTCCATGAAATTCGGTTCCTGGACTTTCGTACTCACGGACTTGGACATAGATACAGAGAACACACCAACCCTCTCGGATAAGTACGTTAAAAGCGCCGAGTGGGACCTCATAAACGCATCCAAGACGAGAAACGTGGAATACTACGAATGTTGTCCCTTTCCATTCACTGATGTCACCGTTAAGTTGATCATTCGCCGTAAGCCTCTGTTTTATGCTTTCAATTTGATCACTCCGTGTATGATAATGTTGTGTATGATTCTCCTGGGATTCTTCCTTCCACCGGAATCTGGAGAGCGCATAACACTTAGCATCACCGTTCTGTTAGCCATGGCCGTGTTTCTGCAGCTGGTGGCCGAAACTCTACCGCGTAACTCGGAATCCATTCCGCTGCTCGGGAAGTTCTACATCACCATCATGACCGAGGTCTCCCTGTCCTTGATGTGCACCTGTTGGGTTCTAAATGTTCATCACACAAACTCCGGTGGCTCCATCGTAAAAATTCCTCCGTGGATCGAATTATTTGTTCTTGGTTGGCTGGCAAATGTTCTCTGCGTACGCAAACTGACTTTGCAACAACTTGACAAATCCTTCCGGGAGACCAAGGTCAGTAAACCTCACCACAAACAAGGGGACGCCATGCGAGTTGAAATCACTTCAGAAGACGATGAAGATAATGCGATATCGCCCGAAATACACGAAGCTCCTGCTAGTCACTCAAAAACACATGCCCAGAAGAGGTCGTGTTTACACAACAATGGCATCACGAGAACTTTACTTCAAAGAAACGGGAGACCGACTGAGCAGTACATTGTGAATAATCTAGCATTGCTCGCTGCGCACACAAAACTGAACCGCGAAATCGaggaaaatcaaaagaaatggaaacatGTCGCCATGGTCATGGATCGCTTGTTTTTCTGGCTTTTCATTATCACCGTTCTTTTTTCAACGCTAGTCattttcaaagagaaattaCGGCAGCAAACTCTGTTGCATAAATAA